The following are encoded in a window of Pirellulales bacterium genomic DNA:
- a CDS encoding penicillin acylase family protein has translation MQLLHPKFARRHFAVARDDHGVPHIRAGSWREALYGLGYMHALDRATQLLFARTVASGRSAELISDRPELVETDRFFRRAGLQTGLDEEVRNLDDQSFAELTFYCEGVNDGLKESGRTLPMRASGFRPSPWNQQAVLLAGNLLNYGGLAIGQQQNERLLLELIQARINDSLLRELFEPLLDDADFELLRRVKISSQLSDDALELITNLPRLAGSNAWAVAPRRSATGHALLAADPHLEINRLPPIWYEAVLQWGEHYVIGATLPGCPLLAVARTERLAWGVTYMKGDTSDYFIEDCRRGGATGWQYRRGQKWVDFSIREETIRRKSNGDEQLKIYFNPQGILDADPEFVGDGLYLSSAWTGHDPGGGRSMATWLKIVGCGDTASAMDVARCCPQPTLCWVFADRAGHIGMQGCGSFPIRRAGLHGLLPIPAWDEQNHWQGRIPCNLLPRVYDPPEGFVATANNNINPPGGPELISLPLPSYRYDRIVERLGELDRATLADMQQLQYDVLSLQARRMLELFLPHIAEGPLRERLAAWDCRYSVDSVEAALFARLYRNVLLEIFGQSPDSRGGGIGWRRMLYLSSRAGFSMTVLTAIDRLLEKDDSLWWRGRDKGDLIRRAAERLAAEREVTWGEMNSFHFVNRFFPLPRVGRALGLRSGRIALPGCFATPFQGQLLTSAKRETSFAPSYHFVADLGTDEAWTNLPGGPSESRFSPFYKNDLPRWTNGDYKKLG, from the coding sequence ATGCAGTTGCTGCACCCGAAATTCGCGCGGCGCCACTTCGCCGTCGCGCGCGACGACCACGGGGTGCCGCATATTCGAGCCGGCTCTTGGCGCGAAGCACTCTACGGCCTCGGCTACATGCACGCCCTCGACCGGGCGACGCAATTGCTCTTTGCCCGCACGGTGGCATCCGGCCGCAGCGCGGAGCTGATTTCCGACCGCCCTGAATTGGTCGAGACCGATCGATTCTTCCGCCGCGCCGGCCTGCAAACGGGGCTCGACGAAGAGGTCCGCAATCTCGACGACCAATCGTTCGCCGAACTGACGTTCTATTGCGAGGGGGTCAACGACGGGTTGAAAGAATCGGGCCGAACGCTGCCAATGCGGGCCTCCGGCTTTCGCCCCAGCCCGTGGAACCAACAGGCAGTGCTGCTGGCGGGCAATCTGCTGAACTATGGCGGGCTGGCCATCGGACAGCAGCAGAACGAACGGTTGTTGTTGGAACTGATCCAGGCCAGGATCAACGACTCGCTGCTGCGAGAGCTTTTCGAGCCGCTTTTGGACGACGCCGATTTCGAATTGCTGCGCCGAGTGAAGATTTCAAGCCAATTGTCCGACGACGCGTTGGAACTCATCACCAATCTGCCTCGGCTCGCGGGAAGCAACGCTTGGGCCGTTGCTCCGCGCCGCAGCGCGACCGGCCATGCGCTGCTGGCCGCCGATCCGCATCTGGAAATCAATCGCTTGCCGCCGATCTGGTACGAGGCGGTTCTGCAATGGGGCGAGCATTACGTGATCGGAGCGACACTCCCCGGCTGCCCCCTGCTGGCCGTCGCTCGAACCGAGCGGCTCGCCTGGGGCGTTACCTATATGAAAGGCGACACCAGCGATTATTTCATCGAAGATTGCCGCCGCGGCGGGGCGACGGGATGGCAGTATCGCCGTGGCCAGAAGTGGGTCGATTTCTCGATTCGCGAAGAAACGATCCGCCGCAAGTCGAACGGCGACGAGCAATTGAAAATCTACTTCAACCCCCAGGGCATTCTCGACGCCGATCCCGAATTTGTCGGCGACGGCTTGTATCTTTCGAGCGCCTGGACCGGCCACGACCCCGGCGGCGGCCGATCGATGGCCACCTGGCTGAAAATCGTCGGCTGCGGCGATACGGCCTCCGCGATGGATGTCGCCCGATGTTGCCCGCAACCGACGCTGTGTTGGGTGTTCGCCGATCGAGCCGGACATATCGGAATGCAGGGCTGCGGATCGTTTCCTATTCGGCGGGCAGGCCTGCATGGATTGCTGCCGATTCCGGCCTGGGACGAACAAAATCATTGGCAGGGCCGGATTCCGTGCAACCTGCTCCCCCGCGTCTACGATCCGCCCGAGGGATTCGTGGCCACGGCCAACAACAATATCAATCCGCCCGGCGGTCCGGAGCTGATCTCGCTGCCGCTGCCGAGCTATCGCTACGATCGCATCGTCGAGCGCTTGGGTGAGCTGGACAGGGCCACACTCGCCGACATGCAGCAATTGCAATACGACGTGCTGAGCTTGCAAGCGCGGCGGATGCTGGAGTTGTTTTTGCCGCACATCGCCGAAGGCCCGCTGCGCGAGCGGCTCGCGGCCTGGGATTGCCGCTATTCGGTGGACAGCGTCGAGGCAGCGCTATTTGCCCGGCTCTATCGGAACGTATTGCTCGAGATTTTCGGCCAATCGCCGGATTCGCGGGGCGGCGGCATCGGTTGGCGGAGGATGCTTTATCTTTCGAGCCGCGCCGGCTTTTCGATGACGGTGCTCACGGCGATCGATCGGCTTTTGGAAAAAGATGACTCGCTCTGGTGGCGCGGCCGCGACAAGGGCGATTTGATCCGCCGGGCGGCAGAACGGCTTGCGGCCGAACGCGAGGTGACGTGGGGCGAAATGAATTCGTTTCATTTCGTCAACCGATTCTTTCCATTGCCCCGTGTCGGCCGAGCGCTCGGCCTCCGCAGCGGGCGGATCGCCCTGCCTGGCTGCTTCGCCACCCCCTTTCAAGGCCAGCTTTTGACCAGCGCGAAGCGCGAGACATCATTTGCTCCGTCGTATCACTTCGTCGCCGATCTGGGGACCGACGAAGCATGGACGAACTTGCCCGGCGGCCCCAGCGAAAGTCGCTTCTCGCCCTTCTACAAGAACGACCTGCCGCGCTGGACGAACGGGGATTACAAAAAACTAGGGTGA
- a CDS encoding TIGR00300 family protein: protein MPNPSPASEPTVDPVRDAPRDVTAANDGFVEEIELRGHIIDSLILPKILDLIAAGGGTFRIKRINVGQSRNDPSYALVEIAARSADALSAIVAQVADHGAVPIAQHDCRLEPADVAGAFPENFYSTTNQRTEVRIGGGWVPVGDQEMDCAIVVDTTAHTARCIAMTDVKIGMPLVVGHAGVRVFPEQRTVERTQAFEFMNSPVSTEKPKGVAIRQIARQLFEVRRSGGKSLLVGGPAIIHTGSGSFVEELIRKHYINVLFAGNALATHDIEQSLYGTSLGVHLEHGNLAEAGHEHHLRAINRIRRLGGIRAAVEQGVLASGIMYQCVKNNVDFLLAGSIRDDGPLPDVITDMLAAQRQMREKIRGVSFALMIATTLHSIAVGNILPAWVKVVCVDINPSTVIKLNDRGSIQTVGLVTDVEPFLRSLVEDLQALEQAAGG from the coding sequence ATGCCCAATCCGTCCCCTGCTTCCGAACCGACTGTCGATCCAGTTCGCGACGCTCCGCGCGACGTAACCGCTGCGAACGATGGTTTTGTCGAAGAGATCGAACTCCGCGGGCATATCATCGATAGCCTGATTCTGCCGAAGATTCTTGACCTGATTGCCGCCGGCGGCGGGACGTTTCGGATCAAGCGAATCAACGTTGGCCAATCGCGGAACGACCCGAGCTATGCGCTGGTGGAAATCGCCGCCCGCTCGGCCGATGCGCTTTCGGCGATTGTTGCCCAGGTGGCCGATCATGGGGCGGTGCCAATCGCGCAGCACGATTGCCGGCTGGAGCCCGCCGATGTGGCCGGGGCGTTTCCCGAGAATTTTTACAGCACCACCAACCAGCGCACCGAAGTCCGCATCGGCGGTGGATGGGTGCCGGTCGGCGATCAGGAAATGGATTGCGCGATCGTGGTCGACACCACCGCCCACACGGCCCGCTGCATCGCCATGACCGACGTGAAGATCGGCATGCCGCTCGTGGTGGGGCATGCGGGCGTGCGCGTTTTCCCGGAGCAGCGCACGGTCGAGCGAACCCAGGCGTTCGAATTCATGAACAGCCCGGTGTCGACCGAAAAACCGAAAGGGGTTGCCATACGGCAGATCGCCCGTCAGCTTTTCGAAGTGCGGCGTAGCGGAGGAAAATCGCTCTTGGTCGGCGGACCGGCGATCATCCACACCGGTAGCGGTTCGTTCGTCGAAGAATTGATCCGCAAGCACTATATCAATGTGTTGTTTGCCGGCAACGCGCTGGCCACGCACGATATCGAGCAATCGCTCTACGGCACCAGCCTCGGCGTGCACCTCGAGCACGGCAATCTCGCCGAGGCGGGGCACGAGCATCACCTCCGGGCGATCAACCGCATTCGCCGACTCGGCGGCATCCGCGCGGCGGTCGAGCAGGGAGTGCTCGCCAGCGGCATCATGTATCAGTGCGTGAAGAACAACGTCGATTTTCTGCTCGCAGGAAGCATTCGCGACGATGGCCCGCTGCCCGACGTGATCACCGACATGCTCGCAGCGCAGCGGCAGATGCGCGAAAAGATTCGGGGCGTTTCGTTCGCCCTGATGATCGCCACGACGCTGCATTCGATCGCGGTGGGAAATATTTTGCCCGCTTGGGTGAAAGTGGTGTGCGTCGATATTAATCCGTCCACGGTCATTAAGCTGAATGACCGCGGCTCGATCCAAACCGTTGGCTTGGTGACCGACGTCGAACCGTTTTTGCGGTCGCTCGTGGAGGATTTGCAAGCGTTGGAGCAAGCGGCTGGTGGTTAG
- a CDS encoding arginine deiminase-related protein translates to MPHILMCPPDFFGIEYEINPWMSRQRQSDRPTAIRQWNALRQLLGEAGAQVSLMTPVAGLPDMVFTANAALIYRQTAVMARFRHPERQGEVAHDEAWLAAGGFEIKHVPENVWFEGAGDALFCGDTLYAGYRIRSHARGHQQIGETLGCRVIPMELVDPYFYHLDTCFCPLAAGQAIYFPPAVDRYGRDAMAANIPDLIAVEPDEAKRFACNAVVVGRTVVTNTGCPKLHAALLARGFTPRATELDEFVKAGGSAKCLTLRLDGEEAAGWKNAD, encoded by the coding sequence GTGCCCCACATCCTGATGTGCCCGCCCGATTTTTTCGGGATCGAGTACGAAATCAATCCGTGGATGAGCCGGCAGCGGCAATCGGATCGGCCGACGGCGATCCGGCAATGGAATGCCTTGCGGCAATTGCTGGGGGAGGCGGGGGCACAGGTTTCGCTGATGACGCCCGTCGCGGGGCTGCCCGACATGGTGTTCACTGCCAATGCCGCGCTGATCTATCGGCAAACGGCGGTGATGGCTCGGTTCCGCCATCCGGAGCGGCAAGGCGAGGTGGCGCACGATGAAGCGTGGCTCGCGGCAGGCGGTTTTGAAATCAAGCACGTGCCCGAAAACGTGTGGTTCGAAGGGGCCGGCGACGCGCTCTTCTGCGGCGACACACTTTACGCCGGTTATCGCATCCGCAGCCATGCCCGCGGGCATCAGCAAATCGGCGAGACGCTCGGCTGCCGCGTGATCCCGATGGAATTGGTGGACCCGTATTTCTACCATCTCGACACGTGCTTCTGCCCGCTCGCGGCGGGTCAGGCGATTTATTTCCCGCCTGCGGTCGATCGATACGGCCGCGATGCGATGGCGGCAAATATTCCCGACCTCATCGCGGTCGAACCTGACGAGGCGAAGCGGTTCGCGTGCAATGCGGTGGTGGTGGGGCGAACGGTGGTTACGAACACGGGTTGCCCGAAATTGCATGCCGCGCTCTTGGCCCGCGGCTTCACGCCGCGAGCCACCGAGCTCGACGAATTCGTGAAAGCGGGCGGCAGCGCGAAGTGCCTCACGCTCCGGCTCGACGGCGAAGAAGCGGCCGGTTGGAAAAACGCGGACTGA
- a CDS encoding RNA polymerase sigma factor has product MTESVDSELDSKRIGEWIGEHGDAVRGYLRGVVGSFDLIDDMFQEVFFRAWQGRNRYEERGFARSYLLQIADRVACDRFRRSRPQPTLGDEIWSIADSGANANSPSVEATNAETTRQLNAALKALTPIQRRALLLRYFGELSFARIAETIGCPLNTALSHCHRGLLALRKHFKVDDL; this is encoded by the coding sequence ATGACTGAATCGGTCGATTCCGAGTTGGATTCCAAACGCATCGGCGAATGGATCGGCGAGCACGGCGATGCCGTCCGCGGATATCTGCGGGGTGTCGTCGGCAGTTTCGATCTGATCGACGACATGTTTCAGGAGGTCTTTTTCCGCGCTTGGCAAGGACGAAATCGGTATGAAGAACGCGGATTTGCACGGAGCTATTTGCTGCAGATTGCCGACCGAGTCGCATGCGATCGCTTTCGCCGCTCCCGGCCTCAGCCGACGCTCGGCGATGAAATCTGGTCGATCGCCGACTCGGGCGCCAACGCAAATAGTCCATCCGTCGAGGCGACCAATGCCGAGACGACTAGGCAGCTCAACGCAGCCCTCAAAGCGCTCACCCCGATTCAGCGCCGAGCATTGCTGCTGCGATATTTCGGCGAGCTCTCGTTTGCACGAATCGCCGAGACAATCGGCTGCCCACTGAATACGGCACTCAGCCATTGCCATCGCGGGTTGCTGGCGTTGCGAAAGCACTTCAAAGTGGACGACCTATGA
- a CDS encoding preprotein translocase subunit SecA: MTGLLQNVSSTLKIWAQGPVRGRLSDWSAAVPAVAALEPELQQFSDAELRKRSLSLRYRAKSREPLESLLPEAFALVREAGVRTVGMRHFDVQILGGVAMHHRCVAEMQTGEGKTLTATLPLYLHALSGKGVHLATVNDYLAERDSQWMEPIFRMLGLTVGAVLTPMNTAQRRAAYQCDITYGTAKEFGFDFLRDRLLLRRMAEGQSNLMAQMLGHTNDASGDKPVQQPHHYALIDEADSVLIDEARTPLIISALPTEDERAEADLYRWTAEAVKQFVDEEHYTYDHEKKTAELTAAGRRLVRNLPRTRALESVGMIRLYDFIERGLRAERAFLLDRHYVVRNGEIVIVDEFTGRMSEGRKWRDGLHQAIEAKEGVEVTIDTGHAARVTIQDYFLRYPHLAGMTGTASDSARELHRIYRLRVVPIPTNRPPVRERLPDQIFGTAEAKNEAIVREIAQSHAAGRPALIGTRSIDKSEILSRMLNEAGIDHQVLNARQVAVEAQIIAAAGQTGRVTVATNMAGRGTDIRLGEGVAELGGLHVILTEMHDSARIDRQLLGRCGRQGDPGSYRQFLALDDDILLAGLGPEKSEPLAELGRTSPGSFDSLGRLFRKAQHKIERRHFTDRRSLMYQEKERKKMQLQMGQDPHLDSPS; encoded by the coding sequence GTGACTGGATTGCTGCAAAACGTCAGTTCGACGCTCAAGATCTGGGCGCAAGGGCCCGTGCGCGGGCGGCTCAGCGATTGGTCGGCCGCGGTGCCCGCGGTTGCCGCGCTCGAGCCGGAATTGCAACAGTTCTCCGATGCCGAATTGCGCAAACGCAGCTTGTCGCTCCGCTATCGGGCGAAAAGCCGAGAACCGCTCGAATCGCTACTTCCCGAGGCGTTTGCCCTGGTTCGCGAAGCGGGGGTGCGAACGGTTGGAATGCGGCATTTCGACGTGCAGATTCTCGGCGGAGTGGCCATGCACCATCGTTGCGTGGCAGAGATGCAAACGGGTGAAGGCAAAACGCTCACCGCCACGCTTCCGCTCTACTTGCATGCCTTGAGCGGGAAAGGCGTCCATCTGGCAACCGTCAACGACTATCTAGCCGAACGCGACTCGCAATGGATGGAGCCCATCTTCCGCATGCTCGGCCTCACCGTCGGTGCCGTGCTCACGCCAATGAACACCGCGCAGCGCCGAGCCGCCTATCAGTGCGACATCACCTACGGCACCGCCAAGGAATTCGGCTTCGATTTCCTCCGCGATCGGCTTCTGCTGCGCCGCATGGCCGAAGGACAATCGAATTTGATGGCGCAAATGCTCGGTCATACGAATGACGCATCCGGCGACAAACCGGTGCAGCAGCCGCATCACTACGCCCTCATCGACGAGGCGGATAGCGTGCTCATCGACGAAGCCCGCACGCCGCTGATCATCAGTGCCCTGCCGACGGAAGACGAGCGGGCCGAAGCTGATCTCTATCGCTGGACGGCCGAGGCGGTGAAGCAGTTCGTCGACGAAGAGCACTACACATACGACCATGAAAAGAAAACCGCCGAACTGACAGCCGCAGGCCGCCGCCTGGTGCGCAATCTGCCTCGCACGCGGGCTCTCGAATCGGTCGGCATGATTCGGCTCTACGATTTCATCGAGCGCGGCTTGCGGGCCGAACGGGCTTTCCTGCTCGACCGGCACTACGTGGTGCGCAACGGCGAGATCGTCATCGTCGATGAATTCACCGGCCGTATGTCGGAAGGGCGCAAATGGCGAGACGGGCTGCATCAGGCCATCGAAGCCAAGGAAGGGGTCGAAGTGACGATCGACACCGGCCACGCCGCGCGCGTGACGATCCAGGATTATTTTCTTCGCTATCCGCATCTGGCCGGCATGACGGGCACCGCTTCGGATTCCGCCCGCGAATTGCATCGCATCTATCGATTGCGTGTCGTGCCGATTCCCACGAATCGCCCCCCGGTGCGCGAGCGCTTGCCCGACCAGATTTTCGGCACAGCCGAGGCGAAGAACGAAGCGATCGTGCGCGAAATTGCACAGAGTCATGCTGCGGGGCGACCCGCTTTAATCGGCACCCGCTCGATCGACAAATCCGAAATCTTGTCGCGGATGCTCAACGAAGCCGGGATCGATCATCAGGTGCTCAATGCACGGCAGGTGGCCGTCGAAGCGCAGATCATCGCCGCGGCGGGACAGACTGGCCGTGTCACGGTGGCGACGAACATGGCCGGCCGCGGAACCGACATCCGGCTTGGTGAAGGTGTTGCCGAATTGGGCGGCTTGCACGTCATATTGACCGAGATGCACGATTCCGCCCGTATCGATCGGCAACTATTGGGCCGTTGCGGCCGGCAAGGCGACCCGGGAAGTTATCGCCAGTTTTTGGCCCTCGACGATGATATTCTGTTGGCGGGGCTCGGGCCGGAAAAGTCAGAGCCGCTGGCCGAGCTGGGCCGCACCTCGCCCGGCTCGTTCGATTCCCTGGGCCGATTGTTTCGCAAGGCGCAGCACAAGATCGAGCGCCGCCACTTTACCGACCGCCGCTCGTTGATGTATCAGGAGAAAGAACGCAAGAAAATGCAATTGCAAATGGGTCAAGACCCGCACCTCGATTCACCGTCGTAA
- a CDS encoding DUF6348 family protein produces MIDELYRLALDTLRSHCDAARMPYSEDDGDLLLAGHRLGLSIAFEGFSRQGDKLIAPLDVQIHLNGDTGDRFRVGTLGIGDDRLSAMRAAIEEWHLLAASAVLAALGAEVDTRRAAPVRNLAGWQLFPGRAGIRGTLPAGLNPGGVFYRQLLDVLRKHIAAWPRAEGSQLHLRSIFVMATSAEGQNELQAAVDGFLQPALVADLTALPWPAAGEAYLFKQLLVLRTGQP; encoded by the coding sequence ATGATCGACGAACTTTATCGCCTGGCGCTCGACACGCTTCGCAGTCATTGCGATGCGGCGCGTATGCCCTACAGCGAAGACGACGGCGATTTGCTGTTGGCAGGCCATCGGCTCGGCCTGTCGATCGCGTTCGAAGGATTTAGCCGTCAGGGAGATAAGCTGATCGCTCCGCTCGACGTGCAAATTCATTTAAACGGCGACACGGGCGATCGCTTCCGCGTCGGCACGCTCGGCATCGGCGACGATCGGCTTTCGGCAATGCGGGCGGCGATCGAAGAGTGGCATTTGCTGGCCGCATCGGCGGTGCTGGCGGCCTTGGGGGCCGAGGTCGACACGCGTCGGGCCGCGCCGGTGCGGAATCTGGCCGGCTGGCAACTGTTTCCCGGGCGGGCGGGCATTCGCGGCACATTGCCGGCCGGCCTGAATCCGGGCGGAGTTTTTTATCGCCAGTTGCTCGATGTGCTGCGCAAGCACATCGCTGCATGGCCGCGCGCGGAGGGTTCGCAGCTTCACCTGCGTTCGATCTTCGTGATGGCCACGAGTGCCGAGGGCCAAAATGAGCTTCAAGCCGCCGTGGATGGCTTCCTCCAACCCGCGCTCGTGGCCGATCTGACGGCTTTGCCCTGGCCCGCCGCCGGCGAGGCATATCTTTTCAAACAATTGTTGGTGCTTCGCACCGGCCAGCCGTGA
- a CDS encoding sigma-70 family RNA polymerase sigma factor, with protein sequence MAVSESSTQNPALRDPDVRLMLEVRDDNAVAFNELMLRYQNRLIALLEHVVGRRELAEELTQEVFLRVYRARKRYEPGAKFSTWLFTIANNLAANALRSQSRRHEVNLAQRGTNSSTSVPTLEQLAQAASGFMPARQFEKAELSDVIRQAMATLNERQRMAVLLSKFESMSYEEIAETMQMSPQAIKSLLSRARSNLREILEPYLESGELKEVTPRPEQIGSIEDE encoded by the coding sequence TTGGCAGTCAGCGAATCGTCGACCCAGAACCCGGCGCTGCGCGATCCGGATGTGCGGCTGATGCTCGAAGTGCGCGACGACAATGCCGTCGCGTTCAATGAGTTGATGCTGCGCTACCAGAACCGTTTGATCGCGCTGTTAGAGCACGTGGTGGGTCGGCGCGAATTGGCCGAGGAACTGACGCAGGAAGTGTTTCTGCGCGTGTATCGGGCTCGAAAAAGGTACGAGCCGGGCGCGAAGTTTTCCACTTGGCTGTTTACGATTGCCAACAATCTGGCCGCCAATGCGCTTCGCAGCCAATCGCGGCGACACGAGGTCAATCTTGCCCAACGCGGCACGAATAGCTCGACCAGCGTGCCGACGCTTGAGCAATTGGCCCAAGCGGCGAGCGGCTTCATGCCGGCCCGGCAGTTCGAAAAAGCCGAATTGAGCGACGTGATCCGCCAGGCGATGGCCACGCTCAACGAGCGCCAGCGGATGGCCGTTCTGCTGAGCAAGTTCGAAAGCATGAGTTACGAGGAAATCGCCGAAACAATGCAAATGTCGCCGCAAGCCATCAAGTCGCTCTTAAGCCGCGCGCGAAGCAATCTGCGCGAAATCCTGGAGCCTTATTTGGAAAGCGGCGAACTCAAGGAAGTCACCCCGCGCCCCGAACAAATCGGCTCCATTGAAGACGAATAA